The Flavobacterium sp. 102 genomic interval TCTTGTTGAGCGTAAATAACAATCTCAATGCTTTGGGAAAATTGTCTCTGAAACAATTAATGGAATTCAAAGGAATAGGCGAGGCAAAAGCTGTTTCCATTGCGGCTGCGTTAGAATTAGGCAGAAGACGAAGAGTAGAAGAAACGGTCGAGTTAACCAAGATTACTTCAAGTAAAGCTGTTTTTGATATGATGCAACCCATAATCGGAGAATTGTTACATGAAGAATTTTGGGTATTGTATTTAAACAATGCTAACAAAGTGATTTACAAATCGCAATTGTCAAAAGGGGGCATTACCGGAACCGTAGTCGATGTTCGTTTGATCTTCAAAATGGCATTGGAACACAATGCTACCGCAATTATTTTATCCCATAATCATCCTTCGGGCAAATTACTCGCCAGTGATGCCGACCGAGATATTACAAAAAAACTTAAATTTGCCGGAGAGCAACTCGACATCAAAGTGCTCGATCATATTATCATCACCGAAAAAGGATATTTGAGCTTTCAAGACGAAGGCATTTTTTAAAATGAAACACATCACCGACATTTTTTTTGACCTAGATCATACGCTTTGGGATTTTGACCGAAATTCTGTTTTGGCTTTTGACAAGATTTTTAAAGTACATCATCCAACGATAAATACAGAAGCTTTTATCGAAATTTATGCACCCATAAATCAAGCGTGTTGGAAGTTGTACCAAGTTGATAAAATCACCCATGAAGAATTGCGTTACCAACGATTAAAGCAATCATTTGATGCGATGAATTATCCTATTTCAGATGAAGCTATCGATAAAATAGCACACGATTATATTGCTTTTTTGCCCGATAATAATCAACTGTTTGATGGCGCCATTGAAGTGTTGGATTACTTATTTTCAAAGTACAATCTGCATATTATTACGAATGGTTTTGCGGAAGTTCAGTATAAAAAAATAAGCAATTCCGGTTTGGGAAGTTATTTCAAGACGGTGACCAATTCTGAAATGGCTGGCGTCAAAAAACCGCATAGAAATATATTTGAATTTGCCTTATCTTTGGCTAAAACCAATAAAGAAAATGCCATTATGATTGGCGATTGTATTGATGCTGATGTTCGAGGTGCCATTGATTTTGGGATGAAGGCTATTTTGTTTGATGAAAAAAACAGTCACAACATTCCCGAAGTGCCAACCATCAATCGTTTAATCGAATTAAAAAACATATTGTAAAATGAAAAAAGTATTGCTGTCCCTAATTTTGTTATTGTCATTTGCGTCTTACTCGCAAAATATTAATGATTTTCAATACGTAATTGTTCCTATAAAATTCGACTTTTTAAAAGAAAATGATCGTTACCGATTGAATACTACCACTAAATTCTTGCTGCAGAAATATGGTTTTAAATCGTATTTAGCTACGGAAGAATTGCCAAATGAAGTTTTGACTAATAGGTGTTCTTTTCTAAATGCTTCTCTTGTGAATGACAATACTATGTTTGTGACCAAAGTAAAAGTGGTCTTAAAAGATTGTTATGATAGGGTTGTATTCGAGACAGCATTTGGAACAAGCCGCACCAAAGAGTATTTTCCGGCCTACAATGAAGCGCTTAGAGAAGCATTCAAATCATTTGACAAACTGAATTATAAATACAATGGAAGCCAACCCACAGAAAAAAGCTTAGGAAAAATTGGAGAAACGGCAGAAGTTAAGGTTCCAACAGAAATTAAACTTGCTTCAGAAAGGGCTGTTCCGACAACTGAACCTACCAAAGTTTTGGTTTCAGGACAATTATATGCACAACCTATTGCCAACGGATTTCAATTGGTTAATACAGAACCCAAAGTGATTTATAAAATTTACAATACTTCTGTAAAAGATTATTTCATCGCTTCCAAAGGAGATGTAAATGGTGTTTTCTTCGCCAAAGACAACGGTTGGTTTTTTGAATATTATCAAAATGACAAACTATTTTCAGAAAGAGTAGAAGTGAAGTTTTAAAAGTTAGAACTGAACACTAGTACCCATATTTATCCTTCCAACGATTTTTCAAAAAAGTGCGCATTTCGTTTTCGCGTGCATTATTTCCGGGTTTGTACAAATCGGTATTCCTGATTTCATCCGGTAAGTATTCTTGTTCCGAAAAATTGTTGGCGTAGTTATGTGAATATTGGTATTCTTCGCCATAACCCAATTCTTTCATCAATTTTGTCGGCGCATTGCGCAAATGAATCGGTACCGATAAATCTCCGGTTTGTTTGACCAAAGCTTGGGCTTCGCCTATCGCCATATAACTCGCATTGCTTTTAGGTGAAGTTGCCAAATAAATAGCACACTGACTTAAAATAATTCTGCTCTCCGGATTGCCAATCGTGGAAACCGCCTGAAAAGTATTATTGGCCATAATAAAAGCTGTTGGATTCGCATTGCCAATATCTTCGCTTGATAAAATCAACATTCTTCTGGCAATGAATTTCACATCTTCGCCACCTTCAATCATTCGGGCCAACCAATACACCGCGCCGTTTGGATCACTTCCGCGAATGGATTTGATGAATGCCGAAACAATATCATAATGTTGTTCGCCGGTTTTGTCATAAAGCACCGTGTTTTGCTGAACGAGTTCCAATACTTTATCATTCGTTATCGTAATTTGACCTTCAGGGCTGGCGTTTATAACAAGTTCGAAAATATTTAACAGTTTGCGCCCGTCGCCACCGGAAAGTCGCAATAGCGCTTCTGTTTCCTTTAGTTTTATTTTTTTGGTCGAAATGATTTTGTCTTCTTTTATGGCGCGTTGCAATAAAGCCAACAAGTCTTCTTTTGAAAACGGATTCAAAACATACACCTGACAACGTGACAACAAAGCGGGAATGACTTCAAAACTCGGATTTTCAGTCGTGGCGCCGATTAAGGTTACCCAACCTTTTTCGACAGCTGCTAAAAGCGAATCCTGTTGCGATTTACTAAAACGATGGATCTCATCAATAAACAGAATTGGGTTTTTAGCCGTGAATAAACCGCCGCTGGTTTTGGCTTTTTCAATCACGTCGCGTATATCTTTTACGCCACTGTTAATCGCACTCAATTCATAAAACGGACGATTGCTTTGCTTGGCTATGATTTGGGCCAAAGTCGTTTTTCCGGTTCCGGGCGAACCCCAAAAAATCATCGACGGAATCACGCCACGCGCAATTTGTTGGGTTAGCGAACCGTTATCACCCACCAAATGCAATTGGCTGATATAATCTTCTAAACGTTGTGGTCTGATGCGTTCGGCAAGTGGTGCTTCCATGTTGTAAATTTATGTTATTTTTTTGATTGTCACATTGAGCTTGTCGAAATGTTGGAGCCAATCGCTTGAGCATTTTTTAAATCATTTTCCCGCTGTCCGTTATATCCCGAAATTTCGGGATGTCACTTCCATCGGGGCTAAATGCAAACTGTTGGCTTCTTTTAAACTCAGTTGAAAAAGTTTCGCTAAGAATTTCTAGTTTCAAGACTATAAGCTTTGTGTGCTTTGCGCCTTCTTGGCGAACTTTGCGGTTAAAATCATGTTCAACTGACAATTTAGCATTACTTTTAATTTGGCTGTGTTTTTGACAACAATTATGTTTTAAAATAAAACCATGAACGATTACCATCACTTTAAGTTTACACCATCGGTTTGGATTATTCCAAGCTTTCTGCTGATTTTGATTTGGGCGGTTTTCTTTTTTGAACACAGTTTTAATATTGACTTGACTCCACACGGGATTTTACCACGAACATTTTCGGGTTTGCAAGGCGTTTTGTTTAGTCCGTTTTTGCATGGCGATTTGAATCACATTGCCAATAATTCCATTCCGTTGTTTGTTTTAACCACGGCACTGATATATTTCTACAGAGATGTTTCACTGAAGGTTTTGTGTTATGGTATTTTGCTTTCCGGAATCATTACTTGGGTTATTGGCAGAACGTCTTTTCACATTGGCGCCAGTGGTTTGATTTATGTGTTGGTTTCCTTTATTTTCTTCAAAGGCATGATGACGCAATATTATAGATTGATGGCTTTGTCGCTAACGGTAGTAATGTTTTATGGCGGAATGGTTTGGTTTATTTTTCCGGATGTTGATAAGACTATTTCTTGGGAAGGACACTTGGCCGGATTGGTAGTCGGTTTTGCTTTCGCAGTCTTATTTAAAACACCTGATTATAAAAAAGACATTCAATACGAATGGGAGAAACCCGAATTCAATCCGGAAAACGATTTGTTTATGAAACATTTTGATGACAACGGGAATTTTGTCAATACGCCAAAACCTGAAGAGATTGAGGAAGAGATTCCGGCAACCGAAGTCAATTATGTTTATCACTTTAAAGCAGCGACTGACGATAACAAGTCAGGCGAATAACTAACTGTCTAGCCCCGATTGTAGTGGCACGAAGTAGAACGGAAAGCGGGAATAAGGTTTACTGATAAAGCCCAAGCCTTTCGCTCCTGATTTAAACAAGTTCTGCCTGACTATTTATTGACGTTGACGAACAGTTTCATATAAAAACGCCCCACAAGCCACAGAAACATTCAACGAGCCGATCGTTCCGAACATTGGTAACTTGGCTTTTTCATCTACAATTTTCAACACAGACGGATTGATGCCGCGGTCTTCACTTCCCATGATGATGGCTATGGGTTGGTTTAAGTCGATGTTGTAAATGTTGTCTTCCGTTTTTTCGGTAGCGGCTACAGTTTTGATACCGCTGCCTTGAAGGTAAAATATAGCGTCTTTAATGTGATCAACTTTGCAAATCGGCACGTTGAAAACGGCTCCGGCAGAAGTTTTTACGGTATCGCCATTGACAGGAGCAGAACCGGTTTTTTGGACAATGATTCCGTCAACGCCGGTACATTCTGCGGTTCTGATGATGGCGCCGAAGTTTCGGGCATCGCTCAATTGGTCGAGGATTAGGAATAAAGGCGTTTTGCCACTTTCGACTACGCTATCTACTAAAGTTTCGAGTTTGACGAAGGTGATTGGCGCAATGGTTGCCACAGCACCTTGATGGTTGTTAGGTGTCAATCGGTTTAGTTTTTCAACGGGAACGTACGAGAAATTGATGCTGTGTTTTTTCATCGCTTTCATCAGTTCCTGCATCAATTCGCTTTGGGCGTCGCTTTGAATAAACACTTTGTCAATTTCTTTTCCAGCGCTGATGGCTTCAATAATGGCTCTAATTCCGAAGATTTGGTTTTCTTTTTCCATGGCGCAAATGTAGTCAATTATAGATTAAATGGATGAATTTAAAAATGGGAAATAATATTTTAAATCAATATCAATGTTATTAAAAACTAGCTTTAAAGCTAATGTGTACGATTGAATTGGACAGTTTTATTGCTTGGTTATTAGTGCTTCCATTGGCATAAACGATGTTGAATAATCCGTTTTTTGACAAAAGACCAAAACCAAAACCAAGGCCGAGAAGATTTTCGTTAGTGTCAGCGGTGTTGTCTTGCAAATAACCATAATCAATAATG includes:
- the rlmB gene encoding 23S rRNA (guanosine(2251)-2'-O)-methyltransferase RlmB, with amino-acid sequence MEKENQIFGIRAIIEAISAGKEIDKVFIQSDAQSELMQELMKAMKKHSINFSYVPVEKLNRLTPNNHQGAVATIAPITFVKLETLVDSVVESGKTPLFLILDQLSDARNFGAIIRTAECTGVDGIIVQKTGSAPVNGDTVKTSAGAVFNVPICKVDHIKDAIFYLQGSGIKTVAATEKTEDNIYNIDLNQPIAIIMGSEDRGINPSVLKIVDEKAKLPMFGTIGSLNVSVACGAFLYETVRQRQ
- a CDS encoding replication-associated recombination protein A, translated to MEAPLAERIRPQRLEDYISQLHLVGDNGSLTQQIARGVIPSMIFWGSPGTGKTTLAQIIAKQSNRPFYELSAINSGVKDIRDVIEKAKTSGGLFTAKNPILFIDEIHRFSKSQQDSLLAAVEKGWVTLIGATTENPSFEVIPALLSRCQVYVLNPFSKEDLLALLQRAIKEDKIISTKKIKLKETEALLRLSGGDGRKLLNIFELVINASPEGQITITNDKVLELVQQNTVLYDKTGEQHYDIVSAFIKSIRGSDPNGAVYWLARMIEGGEDVKFIARRMLILSSEDIGNANPTAFIMANNTFQAVSTIGNPESRIILSQCAIYLATSPKSNASYMAIGEAQALVKQTGDLSVPIHLRNAPTKLMKELGYGEEYQYSHNYANNFSEQEYLPDEIRNTDLYKPGNNARENEMRTFLKNRWKDKYGY
- the radC gene encoding DNA repair protein RadC, which encodes MEQNFSIKNWAEDDKPREKLMLKGKTVLSDAELVAILIGSGSRNESAVSLSKRILLSVNNNLNALGKLSLKQLMEFKGIGEAKAVSIAAALELGRRRRVEETVELTKITSSKAVFDMMQPIIGELLHEEFWVLYLNNANKVIYKSQLSKGGITGTVVDVRLIFKMALEHNATAIILSHNHPSGKLLASDADRDITKKLKFAGEQLDIKVLDHIIITEKGYLSFQDEGIF
- a CDS encoding YjjG family noncanonical pyrimidine nucleotidase yields the protein MKHITDIFFDLDHTLWDFDRNSVLAFDKIFKVHHPTINTEAFIEIYAPINQACWKLYQVDKITHEELRYQRLKQSFDAMNYPISDEAIDKIAHDYIAFLPDNNQLFDGAIEVLDYLFSKYNLHIITNGFAEVQYKKISNSGLGSYFKTVTNSEMAGVKKPHRNIFEFALSLAKTNKENAIMIGDCIDADVRGAIDFGMKAILFDEKNSHNIPEVPTINRLIELKNIL
- a CDS encoding rhomboid family intramembrane serine protease produces the protein MNDYHHFKFTPSVWIIPSFLLILIWAVFFFEHSFNIDLTPHGILPRTFSGLQGVLFSPFLHGDLNHIANNSIPLFVLTTALIYFYRDVSLKVLCYGILLSGIITWVIGRTSFHIGASGLIYVLVSFIFFKGMMTQYYRLMALSLTVVMFYGGMVWFIFPDVDKTISWEGHLAGLVVGFAFAVLFKTPDYKKDIQYEWEKPEFNPENDLFMKHFDDNGNFVNTPKPEEIEEEIPATEVNYVYHFKAATDDNKSGE